A window of Glycine soja cultivar W05 chromosome 2, ASM419377v2, whole genome shotgun sequence genomic DNA:
CAtcttatcagagcattgtgttccagCATCCTCTATCATAAGGTTCTCCACAACCATCTACCTAACCAtctactcccacgaacacaaggttcgagatcatcacagaatccaaacacaaacaacacacagggagtgagttatcgcatttttaactaatagagagaaacgaAACAACATGtaaatatacatatcatataaatgaaatacaaccTACTTAAACACAACTTACGTCATTCCATCACTTGTCGTATAACATCACATCTCAGCACAAcacatctcattcattttcacatcattcacgtactcaaggatcaaaacacaatatcactcaatcaatcaatatcgatcaatacacaagcgttatgtaACAGATATACTAAGActtaatcctatatgcaatgtgataccatgttagtgaaaaacctcgtcgagcACCcaagagtacatgacaagatagACCGCACACTGGtgagtcaagtcactctcactaggtaaaatcatacgGAGACCAATCAGGCTCACgttgttttgtgagaatgctccaaccatgtgggatcgacacaggcttaaaggagcactcaaaatgtgtgtatttacccccaaggcctagactccgaagagtccgtcaaggTCTCTCCTTGTTGATTCAGGTTCAacctagaaaacattttagcaggCAGACTCTATCtgtgaactgtacaaaacacacgactcctcaattgttcagaaaattattttaactcgttgcgcctcaaagtgattaaactcgttgAGTTCCCACAGTAGATCCCATCATAATACTTgtcgcgcattaactcgtcaGCCTTAAAtggtcttacagttgtgtgattgtatGGTTCATacctcacaactcaatgcacacatctcaatacacatgtgtgatctcacaatttaacacatactcaacttgtcacttacacaTAGTTTATCACACTTCCATAATTTTAAGACAACACGTTATCACGCCTCATGCATTATATACatgtcacacaataataatattaatatgttatgttcgtATGATTAAActcctcaaacaatttcacataatcatatcaaaattaaaggaatcaaaatcataggtaaaaaaatacgaaaacaccaagagcactcaattttatcaaccaattcacattaggacatcaattggtccgtcaaacacaacaatattttaattataatcataaaggaggaattataattcaataaacattccAAAATGAATCCCAATTTAATCGTCTaaagatccctacacatgttcattctaatatcaattgtgataaactcttcccttacctctaagcgagcTCACTTGTGTAGTTCAGCAGTGATAGCGGGGTCTCTAGCGgtttcctaagattcctcaagattttcctctggttgctctgctagggtttctaagcattagagagaaggagaaagaattaAAGCTTTCATTTCACTGTCTTCGTGAGAGGGACATTTCTCTTACCGCAAATATTATTTCCAAAATCACAACGACAAGAATGTGCAAAAATGAGTTTCGAACATGGGGTTCAAATTTTACGATTATCCAACGGTTGACAAGTCTGGGATTGTAGTTTTACTGGGACAAACCAaagatattattttgaaaatttcaacGGTGAGAAAATGAGCTCCGAATctggtgttcaaatttcatgacgatccaacGATTAACGAGTTAGGGATCGTAATTTTACTGAGAtagtgtatgcgggaaaaagagaagattttgggagaggaaggaaggaaaacaaatttgagaggaaaaatCGGTGTAGAGATGTATatgtgaaaactgacctaatatgtctatttataactagggtactcttagtctattatttactttattttttctattttattattttataaaaaagaactttattttattttctatcaaatgaataaataaaacattcctttttattttccttcaaatcattattttaattaataaaattatttctcctcatttatttaattataaaaacctcattatttttctaaaattatttatttttaaataaaaacaccttttaatttattttaaaaaaaagggagtGTTACAAGTGTAATCTAATCATGCATAACTTCTTAATCACATTCTTTTTTTcgattaaaaagtattttttgcaACCCTCCACATGCTATCTTCTcgaagtgatttttttatataaaaaatggctCGGGACAAGATTTCGTGTCTATATCATTCTCTACTATTAATATTagtattatactttttttaaccaTGTTATTGGTATGAAATATAAAGTCGATGACTAATCTCCATCAAAGAACTtcactaattatatttagtgaaattctcacttttcaatcattttttttccatctacaatatttaaatttaagatctTGTTTAAGGAAACTAAATTGTTGGTATATTAGTATTGCATTTGAATATGGAATTGAATTgttcttattaattattatatgcattccatttggtttcctttcatttatCAAAAGGAGACAGTGAAGAACTGAATAACCTAGACCACGATGGAAAATTGTCAAgactaaagaaataaatatttgataccaATCTTGAGCAAACTACTAAAAAGGCTAGTAATTAAAGGAGAGACGAAAGCTATGTCCACCCACATCCATCACTCTGATATAACCAACAAGAGATTTAATGGATAATGACGATGTCAcaactgaaaatattttaaagcatTAGTACAAAGTTCGGGTATAATGAGATGACCTTGCACCTAAAGGTTTAAACCACCAAAAGAATTCCATAATTACGAATTTGAGTTCTAGGACACTCTCAAGAATGCTAGTCCAACAATAATGAAGCTAAAGATAATGTAGAGAGGCATCAACGCCAAACTTATATTGTAGAATAATGTTTTCCTTTGGAAAATCTCCTTTCAAGTTTATATTTTGCGCAAGTTATGTGTTTAAACATTAAATAGTTATTAAACCTAACTTATAACTTAattgtcttattttttataagcttgtttgaaaacaaaatgtttAACTCATTAAAGTCAACCTAgtgataaaaaattgaaataagtgTAAGAGGATTTAGGTTCGAAACACATTGTGGTCATTGTATACCAAAATCATTTACAAAACAATAAAGATGtttgataaacaaaattaataatttatttctctaatttattgtattattaaatattgCTTGAAAGAACATTTAAACttataacttaaatttcttgttttccattttattctcaacattttaataaaatcatcatttatacctattttatttatctttttggaCATAACATAATAAGCTATCATTTTTTAGGTACATAATAAGATATAATTGAAAGAATCTtaaatacttatcttaattattatattattcttactgattttcatttattattcttaatataatatttttttatttatatacttttacACTATTTATTTGAATCCTTTAAAGTATTTTATCTttactaaaataataagaaattaaaattaaataaaaccttaaaccattaaatatattttaagttcGTATAAATATGACTTTATCTGATTTTAGTTCTTACGATTTTATTTGTTGCTACTTTTATATCTCTGGCATTATAGTAGTCGTCGTCTTAGTGTCTTTAGAATTAACTATCGTTAGCTTAGTGTTAAcataactaataatataaagaatattaattaagataattaaatataatttaaattaagataattagattttttaggtGCATAGTTTAACTAAacaatgtatttattattttagataaatgtggtaattaaatataattaattttataattatttaaatttttttaacatattatgaatagtgtttttttattaattttaatattcttcttacttcttacctttcaattcattaatTTACTTATATGCTTTTAATTTACTTACTTTTGCCTTTGGAAACAAAAATCGTTGCTtgtcatatattaaaaaataaattatattacaatatcaaaattaatgaattaaaatgtcaaaataataaaaaattaatatattaaaaataatttatcttaatattaaaattaatgatagtGTTTAagtaaactaatattttttaaatatacaatattaaaagtaaattgtTGAATTGAAAAGTAAGAGCAAtactaaaaacaataaaaatcactattcatatttaaaaaaatagagaaccaaattgaataaaataaaatcataggatcaaattgaatctaaaaaataaattagaagattaaaaaatcaatttaacattcataatatattaaaaatttgaaataagttatataagtaaattgtatttaattaacttatttatataaaataataaatacattacTTAATTGAACTATGTTCCTAAAAATAATCTAatcattttaatctaaaataatcaatttcctATTAGGGATTCCCTTGGTAGTAGTCTTAGCTTCTGCTTACATAAATTGTCAAGCACTCAGTTTTCAGCGTTTCTGACGTGATTATAACTATTTATAATTGAACAAAGTTGGACAAGTTTATTaatgaagacaaaaaaaaatatgctgAAGATAAATTACAAACATCAAAACATTTTATACTTCCCTGAATAAGAGGTGCAAAAAGAGACAAGTAGACTGTTTAGATAAGTTTATAAGTTTCTCTAAAagtatttttagaagaaaaaaatgaatttctctataaactaaaataaattcttcattaattaatcattaaataatttatagatgtcttttcatcttttagaaaaattataagaGAGAGGTTCTATAAATTAACTAATTGTTAGTTAAAGGAGAACTTATTTTAGTATGCggataaactcattttctttttttctttttattgtttctcTCATAAGTGCTTTTAGAAAAATGCATCCAAACTGGCGCAGAAAGTACACAACTTTGGCAAATAAATGTTATGAGCAAAGTGGGGAATTGAGGTTTGATTATAATGCGAATGCCATTgataataccaaaaaaaaaaaagaatgggaAATACAACCACCTAAGGTAATATAACCTCTAGAAGTGGAAAacacagaaagaaagaaacaaataaaacacTCAGTTTTCTATACAATGGATGAACACTTTCACTGTGAGAAACATAGGCTACAAAACTGATATTACTCACTAGCAGACCCTACTGCTGTGCGGTATTCAGTTTCTGAAATTGATCTAATGCCATTTGGGTCAGGAATTATGTCCTCCTCCATATCTTCACATGGAGGAAAGCCCCGTACGCGGCCGAATATCCATTGATCGATAACCCCGCAATCGATTCCATACTTTATGGAATGTTCCAGGTATCCTTTATCGGTTAACAAATCAGGTTGAACTGTCAACATTCGCATGAGAGCTGCAAAGATCATAAGAGAACTTAGAAGTGGGAAAAATGTCTATGAAATTAATGCTTGGAAtttttcttttgcaaatctTAAATGTACCAAAGATACAAGCAATATAAGTGCTGCTACCATTTGGCATATGCTTGTTATGGCATTCATTAAGAAAACTCAAAAGTGGTTTTGCCTCCTAAAATCAAGGTCAAGGCAAAGGCAATTGAGTTTTATCTGTTATATATGCTGTGGCTCAATGCTAACCCAAGTATGCAATTAGTCACCTGTAATACTGTTTAGGTAAATGAGTTTTATCAAAGTCAATTCTTCAAGAACAAAGTCCTGTtggattttcagaacaacaagacAGCAGAATTTATCCATAGTCTATGAAATTATAAGATAAATTGCACTGCCTCAGTTGCATTGCTTCAAAAGCCATCACCTCTCAAATGTTTCTTTGCATGATAGGGTCAGACATTTAGGCTCTGTTTGGATAAACTGTTCAATATGCACTtacaagagaagaaaataagaaggtaaaataaattaaacttaactcataagttaaaatcaacttatgcacttaAACTTTTATAGAAGCAATCACATTTAAGTTAACTTCTCCAAATACAGATTTTAACTTATAGGAgaaacttatttcattttacTCTCATTTATTAGTGCTTGTTaaaatttttatccaaacaaggcCTTAAGAagttacctttttttatttttcaaatgtatTGATACTTTCTGTGGTGAAAAAAATGCAGGGCTATGATTGAAATGTAAATTTACTATAATTTACCTGCAACAATGCCATCTCCAGTTGCTGACATGTCACGAGTGAATGGGGTAATTGGGGCATCCTCCATCCCAAGAACAGCACCATTGAGCTCTTTTGTGTAGTAATGTATCTTGGAAGTTCCATTAGTCACAAATAAAACCTTTAGATTTTCATGCCAAAGTGGGGCAACCACTTCAGGTTCATAATGTACAAACTTCGACCTAGCATTATTTTTGGTGTCAAATTCTTCAAATGGTGTGATCCCACATAAGAACTCTAGTTCTTGCTTCGTGACCTCAATAATGTCTGCTAGATTCCACACTCGCTGAATGAACATCATAGTTTCTTCCCTAGAGTGCCATAGTGGCATAGGAAGGTTTAGATCATAGAAAACAACCCctccaaaatgctttgaaaTCTTGATGGCTTGTAATGTAGTTGACCTCATGTTACGGTCAAGCAGGGAATGTGTATTGAAGTAGAACATTTTTGCCTGCATGACATgcatttaaacttttaaaagtaCTCAATAGTAGTTGGTAGCAATCTAACATCCCAAGCAGCTAAAACCCAAAATGTAAGTAGGAGCATAAATTATAAAGAGGACCTAACATAACCCTTGGCAAGCAACCGTGCCTAAATGGAGCCTAGAACTAAATTATTCATGCTTTTGCTTTTTATTCAAATGCACACATGCTGTAACTAATATGGAAACCAACAATGCAGTGCATGTACCATTTCAATGGTTGTagtaaacaaacacaaacaggACGACAAAATAATTTAGGTTTAAGTGCACTTTTGATCCTCTTACTCATTTTTCCCCACAAATTTAGTCCCTACTATTGTGCAACTTTGGTCCATCTATTAATTCGATATCCAATATTCAACAAAAATGCTAACATGGAAATCTACTGCACATCTATGTCAGCATTCCACTGCCATATCAATATTTCCATTAAGTATTAATCTTCCAATTTTGCTACTAATAAATTTTGGTTCCACCTAATGAAGAAAAACACATACCAATTCAAGATCAATAATATTGCCATATCAACAATTATCAGGCTAAAACCTACAAACTACAGAGAATTTCATTCACTTACTTtaaatctttttctttaaagagtTTCAAGTTTCATACCTCTTTCAGCACATCAATATTTAGCTCCGACTTCGTCAAACTATCTTCAGCACAGGGTTTTACACAACTCATTTTAAGTCGATTCCTTTTACCAACCTTCATCATCGATGCAGCTGTTGCCCTTTTACTATCAATACGCACTGATCGGGTTTGGACATTATTTGCATTCATATAGTACAGCATTGCTTGACCATAATCATCATCCGCAAGTTTTCCCATGAAAGCAACCTTGCCACCCAATGTAGCAAGCGCAATGGCCACACTACCAGCAGAGCTCCCAGGTGCCCTAACAAAATTTTCAGGGCTCCATAAGGCATCCTTCATGCTTTCATGGATTTCATGATTTATAAGCCTATTGGCAGGTCTCCCAGAAGGCACAAAAGCATGCTGCGCAGCTCCAAAGCAACAAACAAGAGGAGGCCATCCATAAGTAAAGCTAATGTCCTCTCCATCATCTTTTATCAGTTCCAAGCCACTGTCACTATCATCCTCCACATTTTCAAGAAATGAAGGCTCATCTTGGTCACTGATTTCAGCTTCACTACCTTTATCCTCTACAATTAATTTCTCCTCTTCAGTTTTCTTTCGTCTTCTAACCTTTTTCTCTTCCTTGacttccttcttttcttccaaGCCAGCAGAACTAGATGCATCTAAAAACGATAGCAAGACTCAGCTAGCACTTGCGAGCAAACACATTATAATGCATATAATTCCCAGTATTTTCATTTGAGACAAAGATCAAGAGATTACCCTTTTTCCGAGTCCTTTGAGTTTTCTTGGAATTATCACTAGAGGCAGCTGTGCTTCCTTCAATGGAGGCGCTATCTGTATCTCCAGGAGActcatcttttgttttcttccttgTCCTAGTCGTCTCCTTCTTAGTTTTAGATGACCTAGTTGTCTTCTTTTCTACCAAGGATTCATTGTCACTAAGCTCTTCTTCTATAGCAGAGTCTAGAGAGGCCTTTTTCCTAGCCATTGCCACATGACCCCATTTACACCCAGGACCGAGTTTCCCAAGTTGTACTGTGTTAAAAGAAGTGAAACAATAGGACCAAGTCATGTGGTACCTGCACAATTGCAGAGACAAGATTTACACACTCACATTCAACCACCACAAACTAAAATTCAGCAACACTTGAGCCTCTAAAGCTCAGCCAATATTAAATTCCTAAATTTCTTGTCCTGAACTTCATTACATGATTACCCCCCAcccaaagaaaaggaaaaaattgaattttttttgggaaaaaagttatattctTATCCAAATCATAAGCAAAGCTATAGAGGGTTTTGGGAAACTACAAGCAGAGAGTATcagtggagagagagagaagagagagaaccTATGAAGTAAGAGAAACTGGGGAAAAGAAAGACACGCCATTGGAATGAGCACAAGTTACAAACACTGAATAGTTGTTCCTTCAGGCATGACACTGCACCAGCTAGTAGCTAAGGTTTAGTTTGGTTAGCACAAGAAGAAGATTATGGCTCCAGAGAGAGGAAGGGTTTAAGAGAAACAACCCAAAACGACAAGGGTTTTTTAAAAAGAAGTGGGGTCACGCTTCAAACGTCATGCCGTTTAAATAAGTTTCATTaccttttcttttaagttttttttttcataaaaaaaaagttaaattacttttgtggtctctttatttgtttttaatttattctatttaacttctttattatcaaaatgttgaatttaattttctaattattaaaatatatgcattatgaaattctttaatgataaaaaaaatcatgtacctcttttttttttatatgttttctcACTAATAACATTAGCCTAAACTAATAGAAAATAGATACCTTATTATTAGACTAACATGGTTAGTAAAAAACTAATCACACtgcatatatatttaataattaaaggatcgcaataaatattttaataacaaaagaaTCAAATCAACAAGTTGTTAATACAAGTGAAGTTAGATTCAATATCCTTAAACTGGAGTTCAAgtattatagataaaaaaataatgttaagattaattattactaaaatTGACAATATTTGAttgtaaaaaactaaaattaataatatttcacaCTAATATCatgataactaaaaaataataaaaggatcaattccacaaattaaaaaatatataagaattactaacaaaaattaattcatttagtAAAAAACAAACTATATATCTCAAAAGAATATGAGTTCAATTTTATTGGTGCTGTGAAATATGAAAATCTTATTAGTTGTTAGTGTCTTTTGAGCCTTTAAGCACGCTTTGACCTTGTTAGGCTAGGGAACCCCtattactattttaaaatatatttggagGAAGAGTAATAATTGGGGAGCAAATTGGTTTAtaatttggataaataattaaatttgttattaaaagGGTGAGAGGCTAATAAATTGATTAttcaaagatgaaaaatttaaatttaatatttaaatatataaaaagtgtgacaaattaaaattataaataatttaatgtgaaattaaagtctaaattttaaaacttaatgttaaattagtcataaaaaatatgatttattatcaaattaatattttatttaatatgaaaaaatgttcttataaattaataataaaattaatttatcatattttttatatatttaaaaactaaatttatattttttatgtttatgaatccttcttaaaaaagaatttgattaTTTAGTCATGATATTTTAGTAAAGCTTTCGCCTTTCTCCTATCCACGACAACACGCCCCTACTGTTCAGTCTATTCTAAAcctatcaaaattcaaaagtttCGTTATTGGTCTTGTTTCTCTTCCTGCCTCTGGCTTTGTGTCTAGGAGTGTCCTTCTACCTCTTCCAACCCAGTTCACAGAGATTAAGAATCACAACATAAGCATCTAATTGGTATCTTCAAGGAACATATTTATGATGTATATATGTTGTGGTAACAGTTTTAAATTACAGTCAGCAACAGTAATTTAAAGCTTTCGAGATTGTGACTTGCATCAGTCATATtcatttgcaattttttttggtaatattTAAGATTTTGGAGGTCTTTGCAACAGTGACTGCAACCGCAATTTAAGACCTTGACATGGGTATTTCCAAGGTAGGCATGGCTATAACTCTTGTGCTTATTTTATGCAAGGTGTTTGATGATATGCCTCAAAGTGTTTTAGATCTTGTTTTTTGGTGTTACATCTTAATGGAAAAATAAGCCTGGCTCATTGGCTGCAATTTCATTAACTATAATGTTTATTGGCTGCATTTGGTGATTCACTAGATTGGAACAAtggattgttattttttaattgctgTTGCATGAAATTTCtatggattttttattttctagagGAATGTGGACTCTTTATGATAATTGTTTTCCCCTTGTGACCGATGGCTGGGATACTGCATGTAATGTGCACTTTGTCTATTCTCAGATGAGTATTTTGAAGTGTCTGGGGGAGCCCAGGAATAAGCTTTTTGCTGCCAGAAAGTATCTTGAAGGTAAACGTAAACTCATTGAACTCATTCAAGCTGCTCTTTTGAGTAGAATACTGAATTTTTCCCCATGCCTATTTCAGATTGTGAATTGGTTTTCGTTATTGAGGTTCTTAAACTGAAAGATCGTCATCAACTGATACTCAGATGGAAATAAAGAATTAATAGATCCCCTCCCCCCTAGaatttattatgtattataGTGATACAGAGATAAAAACTTTCAGCTTTCTAGGCCATTTATGGTTcctaaattgtgtatttttcccCATGGCTTGCATGCTTTGTTGCACAAATACAGTACGGGTGTCAAATATAATAAGATTCAATATgtaaatatgataattttaaaaaaattaggataCAGGCAGGACAGTATATATCaagcaaaatataattatatttaataatttcttatactttattaatttatttatttgtcttaaTATAGGTGatatttatattagtttacCATTATCATTGTATTATTACTAGTCTTCAATATCAGgaaaagtttattaaaaaaaccataattgtgataataaaaaagttatattcaaGTTATGATAATGATCCCTTCattttctaaagaaaaaaatgtacattAAGAGGTTTCAAGATAACGCAATGAAGCTTTGATACAAAGGCATTCATAAAATACATGTGTCGGTATCCAATACGCCAATTTTGAAGTATCCTTGTATCACAGATTGCTTGTAACAGGAAGTAAAGTAATTAGAGCTCATCATTTTTTGAATAATCCATCAAAGTTTATTACCCTActgttttaattttcattgcAGGACTGGGTTTTTCCTCTTTTCACACAGCTTCAAAATCCTCTGTGGAGCTTCACTCACAAGAAGAGGAAGTAGTGATTGCTTTGGGAAGTAATGTAGGTGACAGGCTGCATAACTTCAAGGAAGCCCTGAAATTGATGAGGAACTCAGGCATTAACATCACAAGACATGCTTGCTTGTATGAGACAGCACCAGCATATGTTACTGATCAACCTCGCTTTATCAACTCAGCAGTTAGAGCTGTTACTAAACTCGGTCCACATGAACTATTGTCTGCACTCAAAAAAATTGAGAAGGACTTGGGCCGTACAGGTGGTATACGGTATGGTCCAAGGCCAATTGACTTAGACATTTTATTCTATGGTAAATATAAAGTCAGATCTGATATCCTCACTATACCTCATGAAAGAATTTGGGAAAGGCCATTTGTGATGGCTCCCTTGATGGACTTATTGGGATCAGCTATTGACAGTGACACAGTTGCTTCCTGGCATTCATTTTCAGGCCATTCTCGTGGACTCACTGGATTATGGGAAGATTTAGGGAGTGAATCCCTTATTGGAGAGTTTGGAAAGGAAGGAATGTATAGGGTAATGCCTGTTGCAAATGGCTTACTTGACTGGTCGCGGAGAACTTCCGTCATGGGGATCCTTAATGTGACTCCAGATAGTTttagtgatgggggaaatttcAAGTCTGTGGAGTCTGCTGTTTATCAGGTTCGGTTAATGATTTCAGAAGGAGCAGATATGATTGATATCGGGGCTCAGTCTACTCGGCCAACGGCCTCTAGGA
This region includes:
- the LOC114387604 gene encoding fructokinase-like 2, chloroplastic, which produces MACLSFPQFLLLHRYHMTWSYCFTSFNTVQLGKLGPGCKWGHVAMARKKASLDSAIEEELSDNESLVEKKTTRSSKTKKETTRTRKKTKDESPGDTDSASIEGSTAASSDNSKKTQRTRKKDASSSAGLEEKKEVKEEKKVRRRKKTEEEKLIVEDKGSEAEISDQDEPSFLENVEDDSDSGLELIKDDGEDISFTYGWPPLVCCFGAAQHAFVPSGRPANRLINHEIHESMKDALWSPENFVRAPGSSAGSVAIALATLGGKVAFMGKLADDDYGQAMLYYMNANNVQTRSVRIDSKRATAASMMKVGKRNRLKMSCVKPCAEDSLTKSELNIDVLKEAKMFYFNTHSLLDRNMRSTTLQAIKISKHFGGVVFYDLNLPMPLWHSREETMMFIQRVWNLADIIEVTKQELEFLCGITPFEEFDTKNNARSKFVHYEPEVVAPLWHENLKVLFVTNGTSKIHYYTKELNGAVLGMEDAPITPFTRDMSATGDGIVAALMRMLTVQPDLLTDKGYLEHSIKYGIDCGVIDQWIFGRVRGFPPCEDMEEDIIPDPNGIRSISETEYRTAVGSASE
- the LOC114387614 gene encoding folate synthesis bifunctional protein, mitochondrial-like isoform X2, with the translated sequence MGISKMSILKCLGEPRNKLFAARKYLEGLGFSSFHTASKSSVELHSQEEEVVIALGSNVGDRLHNFKEALKLMRNSGINITRHACLYETAPAYVTDQPRFINSAVRAVTKLGPHELLSALKKIEKDLGRTGGIRYGPRPIDLDILFYGHSRGLTGLWEDLGSESLIGEFGKEGMYRVMPVANGLLDWSRRTSVMGILNVTPDSFSDGGNFKSVESAVYQVRLMISEGADMIDIGAQSTRPTASRISAAEELGRLIPVLEAVVSMPEVEGKLISVDTFYSEVASEAVSKGAHLINDVSAGQLDSNMFKVMADLDVPYVAMHMRGDPSTMQNSENLKYGNVCKEISSELYSRVREAEMLGIPAWRIMIDPGIGFSKKTEHNLDILMGLPDIREEIATRSLAISHAPMLIGPSRKRFLGEICSRPDAAKRDPSTIASVTAGVLGGANIVRVHNVKDNLDAVKVCDAILRQKSSHLKSRH
- the LOC114387614 gene encoding folate synthesis bifunctional protein, mitochondrial-like isoform X1 — its product is MGISKMSILKCLGEPRNKLFAARKYLEGLGFSSFHTASKSSVELHSQEEEVVIALGSNVGDRLHNFKEALKLMRNSGINITRHACLYETAPAYVTDQPRFINSAVRAVTKLGPHELLSALKKIEKDLGRTGGIRYGPRPIDLDILFYGKYKVRSDILTIPHERIWERPFVMAPLMDLLGSAIDSDTVASWHSFSGHSRGLTGLWEDLGSESLIGEFGKEGMYRVMPVANGLLDWSRRTSVMGILNVTPDSFSDGGNFKSVESAVYQVRLMISEGADMIDIGAQSTRPTASRISAAEELGRLIPVLEAVVSMPEVEGKLISVDTFYSEVASEAVSKGAHLINDVSAGQLDSNMFKVMADLDVPYVAMHMRGDPSTMQNSENLKYGNVCKEISSELYSRVREAEMLGIPAWRIMIDPGIGFSKKTEHNLDILMGLPDIREEIATRSLAISHAPMLIGPSRKRFLGEICSRPDAAKRDPSTIASVTAGVLGGANIVRVHNVKDNLDAVKVCDAILRQKSSHLKSRH